The Vicinamibacteria bacterium genomic sequence TCCCGGTCTCGCGCGGTCTGGAGCCTTCCCAGAAACCAGGTGCCGATGTTGGAGAGGCCCTTGTAGTCGAGGTCGACAGGATTCTGCGTGGCGAGCACGACACCGAGTCCGAAGGCTCGAGCCTGTTTGAGCAATGTCAGCATGGGAGCCTTGGAAGGCGGCGCGGCGACCGGGGGAAAGAAGCCGAAGACCTCGTCCATGTACAGGATCGCGCGAAGGCTTCCCGTACCTTCTTGTCCGCGCATCCATCCAATGACCTCTTCGAGAAAAAGCGTGACGAAGAACATCCTTTCGGCGTCGGAGAGGTGGGCGATGTAGAGAACGCTGAGACATGGCCGGCCGTCGTCATCGCGCAGCAATCGGCTCACGTCGAGAGGCTCACCTTGAAGCCAGGAAGCAAATGCTGTCGAGGCGAGCAAGCTGTTGAGCCGCGTTGCCAGCGATAGACGCTCCTTCGCCGGGAAGAACGTCTCCAAATCCATGGCTCCGAGACGGCCGAAGGGGGGATCGACCGACGCTCGCACGAGCTCCTCCAGGCTGGTGGTCTCACCCTTCGACCAGGCGTGCTCGACGAGGTTCGATAGAAGGATGTGCTCCCGGCTCGTCATTGGATCGCCCTCGATGCCGGCAAGGCCGAGCAGCGCCGAGACGGTCGTTTCGACTCGCTTGCCGATCGCGTCAGGGTTGCTTCGCGCGTCTTCGCTCGGGCATTCGAAGCTCCGAAGCAGGGCGAGGGGACGCCCCGAGGCGCTTCCGGGGGTGAAGATCTGGACCGAGCCCGCCCGCTCGAGCATCCCGAGTCGCTCTTTGGACTGCCCCCACGCC encodes the following:
- a CDS encoding DUF87 domain-containing protein, with protein sequence MQFEKLGAFYLGKVYDPRRSETRADLLLYDSKDLTTHGLIVGMTGSGKTGLSTVLLEEALLDGVPALVIDPKGDMANLLLRFTDLSPESFAAWIDPSEASRRGVTPEELARDEAARWERGLSAWGQSKERLGMLERAGSVQIFTPGSASGRPLALLRSFECPSEDARSNPDAIGKRVETTVSALLGLAGIEGDPMTSREHILLSNLVEHAWSKGETTSLEELVRASVDPPFGRLGAMDLETFFPAKERLSLATRLNSLLASTAFASWLQGEPLDVSRLLRDDDGRPCLSVLYIAHLSDAERMFFVTLFLEEVIGWMRGQEGTGSLRAILYMDEVFGFFPPVAAPPSKAPMLTLLKQARAFGLGVVLATQNPVDLDYKGLSNIGTWFLGRLQTARDR